DNA from Agarilytica rhodophyticola:
CGCCGATGCAGATCGTGAATTTTCTGAAGTTGCTGCTTATGAAATTGGACATGAAATGTTAAGGACTGCTGGTGAAGCATATCACTATAAAGATCTAGCAGAGATTTCACATCAACAAAGCTTAGCTACCGCAGATTTACCTTACCAATTTAATGCGGGACAATTTACTCCTAGGGCAGAAGCAATAAATTATTATAGTGGCGATAAACCGGAAAATCTTCACATCCCGACAAAAGCATCAGCAGATGATATCATCGCTCTTTTACAACTAGCTAGTCTAAAATTTTATACAGGTAAAAGTATTTAATTAGTACTCGCCATTAGCATTGCAGAAAAATCATATAACTTTGCAAAAAAATCATATAACTCACGTACATTTTTTAAATGAGGGGTTATATGATTAACCATTCACAAAAAATTATTATTAAAAATAATATAATGCCTACATATCATTTAAAGATAATGTGGTATCTCAAGTCGTAATCATAAATTAACAATAAAAATATAATATTGTTTCTTTTCCAAATCATAAAAAACAATTACCCTGGGGCACGGCTATGTTTTCAACCTCTCGGCTTCATATTATTTTTTCATTTTTATTTTTTAGTTTTTACCATTCGTTGACTAATGCGGCAGAAATAACACGAGGCCCGTATTTACAATTAGCAAACGATAAAGCTATTACTATTCGCTGGCGCACAAATACAAGTACAGACTCTGTCGTACGCTATGGAAATAATCCTGCAAATTTAAACCTTAGTAAAACTGTTTCCGGAAGGCGTACCGAACACGAGGTGAGAATAACTAACTTATCACCGTTGACAAAATATTATTACTCTGTGGGGAGTACCACTGAAACTATTGCCGGTGGTAATACCAGCTACCGCTTTACCACATCACCTATACCAGGAAATGCAACATCAACACGTATATGGCTTATTGGTGACTCAGGCACGGCCAATCGTAATTCCGCTGCTGTATATAACGCATATTTAAACTATCGAGGATCGAGCGATACTGATTTATGGGTCATGTTAGGAGACAATGCATATAACGATGGTACAGATAGAGAGTACCAAGCTGCAGTTTTTGATAGCTATCCTGAATTATTACGAAGAACACCTGTATGGCCAACACTCGGTAATCACGATGGTCGGTCAGCCGATTCCTCTAGTGAGTCTGGCGTTTATTATAATATTTTCACCTTGCCACGTAATGGTGAGGCAGGAGGACTGGCTTCAGGAACAGAAGCTTATTACTCCTTTGATTATGGTGATATTCATTTTATCTGCTTGGACTCTTATGAAACTGATCGCTCAAGAAATGGCGCCATGATGACTTGGCTAAAGAACGACCTCGCGGTAAATAATCAAAAATGGACTATTGCTTTTTGGCACCACCCTCCTTATACAAAGGGCTCTCATAACTCAGATACAGAAAGAGCTCTAATAGAAATGAGGCAAAACGCTCTGCCCATTATAGAAAGCTACGGTGTGGATTTAGTTTTTTCCGGACATAGTCACTCCTATGAACGCTCTTATTTGATTGATGGTCACTATGGTTCATCTAGTAGCTTTGACAGGAGCTCTCATTTAATTGACGGAGGTAATGGACGAGAAAATGGAGACGGGGCTTACCAAAAACAGGGACAAGCAGCACACGCTGGAGCGATTTATACGGTAGCTGGGGCATCAGGAAAAACATCTGGCGGCCGCCTAAATCATCCAGCAATGTATGCATCTCTTAACGAGCTAGGATCTGTAGTTCTCGATGTTAGCAATAATCGCTTAGACGCAGTGCATTTACGTGCAGATGGGGCAATCACAGACTCGTACACCCTACTCAAAGGCCCTGACGACACTCCACCGACTATAACCGAAGCAACAGCCTCTAAACAAAACCAAGTGGCGATAAATTTTAGTGAAAAAATAGACAGCACTTCTGCTGGAAAAGCCAGCAACTATTCTATTGACAATGGTGTTAGTATTTCCTCAGCACAAGCCTCAGGAAGTACTGCAACTCTCAACACATCAAGGCTAGAACAAAATATTAATTACACCCTCACAGTCAATAATGTCGAAGATCAAAACGGCAATAAAATAGCATCAAATAGCCGTATAGATTTTGATTATCAAAATATTCAAACGCTGCGCTTTCAAAATAATGTGGCACCTACTAGCTCGTATAACGGCACAATAGATACATATATAGCCAGCGGTGCAGCTAATCGTAATTTTGGTAATGCCCTAGAAATTCTTGCAGACGGCAACGACGGTAGTAATGGCGAATTGGCCACATTGTTACAATGGGATATAAGTAGTATTCCAAGTGGAGCCACAATCACTAAAGCTCAGGTAATATTAGATATTTTTAATCCGAGCAGTGGCAGCTACAACATATATGACAATGCCATCGATTGGAGTGAGAGTTCGGCCACTTGGAGCAAGCTTGACCCACGTAGAAATAGACAGGCGTTAGTCGCTAGTTTCTCCCCGGTATCGGCCAGGCCCCATACCATCGACTTAAATAGCGCCGGTGTCGCCATGGTTCAGGACTGGGTCGATAATAAAAATAATGGCATCATTATCATGAGTTCAGGTACTGGCGATGGTATTGATATTCGCTCTAGCGAATACAGAAACAGCAATCTGCGCCCGGAACTTTTGGTGACATATCGCGCCGGCAATAGCAGCGGCAACATACCACCGAAGGCAGATTTTACTTTCACTAAAAGTGGGCGTAATGTGAGTTTTTCAGATGTATCTTCTGACAGCGATGGCAGTATCAGCGCATGGTCTTGGGACTTTGGCAACGGTGTAGTGTCCAGTCTGCAATCACCGCAGTATAACTACAGTTCTGATGGTAATTATACGGTTACCCTAA
Protein-coding regions in this window:
- a CDS encoding DNRLRE domain-containing protein, yielding MFSTSRLHIIFSFLFFSFYHSLTNAAEITRGPYLQLANDKAITIRWRTNTSTDSVVRYGNNPANLNLSKTVSGRRTEHEVRITNLSPLTKYYYSVGSTTETIAGGNTSYRFTTSPIPGNATSTRIWLIGDSGTANRNSAAVYNAYLNYRGSSDTDLWVMLGDNAYNDGTDREYQAAVFDSYPELLRRTPVWPTLGNHDGRSADSSSESGVYYNIFTLPRNGEAGGLASGTEAYYSFDYGDIHFICLDSYETDRSRNGAMMTWLKNDLAVNNQKWTIAFWHHPPYTKGSHNSDTERALIEMRQNALPIIESYGVDLVFSGHSHSYERSYLIDGHYGSSSSFDRSSHLIDGGNGRENGDGAYQKQGQAAHAGAIYTVAGASGKTSGGRLNHPAMYASLNELGSVVLDVSNNRLDAVHLRADGAITDSYTLLKGPDDTPPTITEATASKQNQVAINFSEKIDSTSAGKASNYSIDNGVSISSAQASGSTATLNTSRLEQNINYTLTVNNVEDQNGNKIASNSRIDFDYQNIQTLRFQNNVAPTSSYNGTIDTYIASGAANRNFGNALEILADGNDGSNGELATLLQWDISSIPSGATITKAQVILDIFNPSSGSYNIYDNAIDWSESSATWSKLDPRRNRQALVASFSPVSARPHTIDLNSAGVAMVQDWVDNKNNGIIIMSSGTGDGIDIRSSEYRNSNLRPELLVTYRAGNSSGNIPPKADFTFTKSGRNVSFSDVSSDSDGSISAWSWDFGNGVVSSLQSPQYNYSSDGNYTVTLTVTDSAGATASTSKSISVSSDTPRTTLRLQQGLNGYRGSEDSYVASGRGNDNYGGNAAILADGSDGSRGELVSLLKWDLSSIPKDAKVVSASITLRVFDRSSSSYNLWEMTRAWSESSVNWNNSAPNSNRGDNIASFTPSATGTYTIDLNSSGLALVQGWINRSANNGFMIRSGGTSNGIDIRAKEYATQNYRPMLTIVYQ